The Schistocerca gregaria isolate iqSchGreg1 chromosome X, iqSchGreg1.2, whole genome shotgun sequence nucleotide sequence TCGTTCGCACGTTGTCACAAAGGCGCCATGAAGCATTTTGCGACACTCCGCCGTCAAACGTAGGGCAATATTACGTCATGTAATACAGTACTGTGTTCGAGATCTGTGGCTTCTCCATTTCTGTGGGCGGTGCCGGCTGTGTATGGTGGAAAACACTTCGCGGAGAACATTAGCTGATACCTTCGTAATTAGTCTGAACGAAACTTGTTAGCCATTAACGTCCTTTTCATACGTCCTTGAGATATTTCTGAAAGActctgcagagctcctctcttgcagagtcttccatttgagtttgctaaacatctccgcaacgctatcattcttgccaaataaccatgtgacgaaatgcgccgctcttctttggatcttctctatctcctccgtcaacccgatctggtagggatcccacactgacgagaaatactcaactataggtcgaacgagtgttttgtaagccacctcctttgttgatggactccattttccaaggactctcccaatgaatctcaacctggcacacccgccttaccaacaataaattttatatgatcattccacttcaaatctttccgaacgcatactcccatacattttacagaagtaactgctaccagtgtttgttccgctatcatataatcatacaataaaggatccttctttctatgtattcgcaatacattacatttgtctatgttaagggtcagttgccactccctgtgccaagtgcctatccgctgcagatcttcctgcatttcgctgcaattttctaatgctgcaacttctctgtaaactacagcatcatccgcgaaaagcctcatggaacttccgacaccaccttctaggcaagggattagtgtggcattcgtgttttACAACGTGCCTACGGTAAATGCGGAAGCGTGTgttatggcgacgttattatcaaatgtgTCCAAAAAGGACAAACGTgttgttatttttttcttagttGCCGATATCCGGTAGACATCTATCAGAGAATGaataatgtgtatggggcagcgtgTCTCTCAAAAcccacagttgtggaatggtacAAGGGGTGCTGGTGCTTCATGCTTCACGCACGTCCCAAATATCACAAAtgttgtaacgcagaagttacgccaactcaagtggcagacacgcGATCACCCGCTTATATTGTCCTCttctctctccatgcgattatcacgccttcggctcTTTAtcgaaggccttgaagggtcgacgattcctgtcggatgaggataTGCAGGAGGCAGTTATGAACTTCTTCACGCAGAAGGAtaaggtgttttaccaaacggatatcttcaacctggtgcatctgTGGCATGGTCGCCTCAATGCTCACAGTGATTTTGCTTGATTGGCATACTGATTGTGGACTGTAGGACCTTCGACCGGAATCTTTTTGAACGGCCCTTTTACTTAAACCAAGCACCTGCTTCTACAGTTTCATTTGAGCTTTAGTAGCAATCATATAAAGAGAGACAGGAGAGATCGAAATCGTCTTTAGAAATCTGAAGAAAGTAACGTTGATTCTTGGGCTCTTTCATTATGATCGAAGTGAAACTATCTTGAAACCTGGGCACATAATCGAGAATGGATCCCCGTATAGAAAGTTAAACACAGTAGTGAGGTATAAGCACTCTCGAATAAATTATGATGACCAGGAACTGAGTGATATTATCAATATTTTAACACACAACTCTTGTCTCAAATAAACCGTATTCTGATAAAGTTGAGAAATTACAAACAAACATGTCGGCAACAGAATTCATAAACTTGAAGCATTATGATCAGTATGACTGATCCCAAGATGGGAAAATTCCAGTTGAGTGTGGTGTTCAACAAGCCGATTAGGAAACTGACTCATATTTAATTTGTGGTGACACATGGTCACCCTGCACCGGACATGGGAAAATTGAGGCGATTTTTAGTACGGTAAGTAATTACAGATGCATCGCGTACAGACAAAGCGTGGCTAAATAGAAGCAGCCTGGGACCTATGTTTTATTTAGCAGCAAGCGGTTGTGCTCGGAGCGTCGCCTTTTGCAGGCGCCTAGACCTCATTTCAGATAAGCAGCTGAAGAGGATACGCACCGCGCAGCTGCGGCCTTGCTATCCCATGTTGCGCAGCCCACCAACTCGTCACACCGCAACTTCGCCCTTTTCATCAGTGAGTAGGGAATCGTGGAATCATGGGCCATTCTTTATTGACATAACACTCAGTCATGtgcaaaaaaaaatctttcttaacACCCGCAATTCACACTTTTTATCTTACTGAACGATTATACATTGTTCGTCAAGAGTAAAACTATACAGATACCTCCGCAAACAACTTAAATTTACTGAAGCTTCTTCACATAATATTCACCAACAGAAGCGCCGATAGCTGTGTAATATATCTTTGTAAGGAAAGAGAACTGATAATAAATATGACGTATTTTCTTTGTCTAACACACAATGAAGATAGAATGATACCGACCTTTCCAGGAATACGTGAATAACCAATTACTGTAACGGATTTCTCAAGGTGCCTTGAGCAACCTTGGACTCATGTCTGATCCATTGCTAGAACACTCTTACAACGCGACCCGATGAGCAATCAACGAGTAATAAAGTTGCCGTACCTCAATCTAAAATCAGGATAAAAATCGAACAAAGTGTACGAGTGATTTTTTCCGGCTTGTTTATATAACTGAACATCGCTGCTGCTTTAGAAGgatgttttcagtttttagaagaaaATGATTGTAACTATTGGTACACGCGATCACATTTTCCCTGACTTCAGAAGAATCGGAGGACAGTTCCTAGTACTCCAGACCAGATCTCCCCACTTTCCATAAGAAATAGAGTACTCAAGACCGCCTTCCGCTCTCTCCAGAAGAAAGAGAGTTGCAGTTTTTGGCGTTTAAGACCACATATCCTCACTATATAATTAAAAGGCACATAACAAATAGTCACAACACGTTCCAATTgcaaaaattaaaattgtacaaaaaGTCTATTTTACATAGTTTTCATAAGCCTATAACTAAGTTAATAAGAAGTTACGGATTAGGCACCACTTGCATGTAACTGTAGAGCTTAACTACTGTTTTCAAAGAAAAAGACATCTAAAATGAGAAAAACGGGCACCCAGACGCTTTAATTTGCTTAGCTTTTGCATACTTGGATTAAGTTATGGCATCATACACTGAGGTCATCCGTCTACTACAATAATAAGCACAGGACAGAGAGAGCGCATTATTGTCTTTATAACTTAATCGCATCGTTTTCCTTTAATCTGAGTACAGTTAGGGAGCTGTAGCgccaaattttttttacaaaggcTCTCCGATAGGTACAATTATATATGCTAGAACTACTGTTTTCCTCGGTAGACTGTGAAACAacttattacaacaacaaaaaaagataaGGCAGATGGGTGTGCCGCTCAAATTCTCGAATTCTGTATCGATTGTTTAGTCTCCTTACTACGTCACTAATCATAATAATGCAGCAGTTAAAGCACTAGACTCATTGCTCGTATTCCTGTCCGGTCATTCTGATAGAGGTTAGCCTTCTTTCTGTAAATTACTTCAAGCGAATGCAATAAGTCACAGTCGGTTTCCTTCCTTATCCTTGGATAACTGCTACATCTGTGTTGGCCAGCCgtagccgcgcggttagaggcgccatgtcacggattgcgcggcccctctcgccggaggtcgagtcttccctcgggcataggtgtgtgtgtccttctcagcataagttagtttaagtagtgtgtaagttagggaccgataaccacagcagtctgatcccttaagaattcacaaacatttgaacacttcTGTTAATCACGCCTTCGACATGTCGTCTACCTTATACGTTAATTTCTCCCTTATTATATAGCTCTGCCGAATGATTTCATCCCTTTCATGTGCCACTACAATTATTCGTATGTAGCCGCTTTGGTTGGCACAGTTTTCGTTTTCTTGGCCTCTTCACTCTCAATAACTTTCACCCTTTCAAATATGTCAATTATCGTTTGTCGTTTACGTTACCACTGCGTTAGCGACAAGGTCGAAAGTGATAACTACTGGATGTTCAAATAGTAAGCCATCCTTTTGGAGTTACTGAACTTGCTGAGAGTGATTCTGTCAAGCAGTTCAAGCAACTGATACGTCGCTGTATGTTCTTAAAAACCAGCAGTAATGTTTGCTGAGAAATTGCAGCACAAAATCGTTCGTTTCCTTTTTGTAATTCGTGAGTAGTGTGGAGGTGAATTTTGTCTGCAGCCATTCTTAAGGTACTACTACAAGAAAAAGTTTAGCGGAGATTCACAAATCCATCAAGATGGAATCTTGTCTCATCAGGCCAAAAGCAACTATTGAATTCTTTAGCATCTGTCATTACAGATGACATGAAGCACGGACGGAACACGACATTTTTAATTTGATAGGAGGATGTAAATGTTGAGGTAGAAGTCGTGGGAGTATAAGCTGCGGGTGGTCCGTCTTATAGTGATTGCCTAGGTCTTGAAGAGATGAACATGAGCAGCCACTAGTTGCGCCAGGAGGCAAACTGATTGAGATGGAGGGTCCTTTGGTATCGCCAGACGCAAATTTGAACCCCGGTCGTACCGAATGGGAGTTGAGTGTGACAGACGCTGTACCACCTCAGTCGATAAAGTACGGGTGGtgaacaaaaatacagaaacattaaaaacacaacacattaccatgcctaatacagtataggaaaaccgttggcattcaaaacagcttccagtcacggaataaataaatacagatacTCTATGCTTTTCAAGGGAATCGTAtaccgttcttcctgcaaaatagtggcacgttCGGGTAACGATGATGCTGGTGGATACCAATCACACccctttctctccaaagtagaccaccagGGCCCAGTAACGTTGAGATCTGGTGACCGTGGAGTACAgatgagatgcgacaattcattctcgtgctcacaaaacatgTTCCTGGCAATTAGAGCTGTGTGAACTGAATCTTGTGatcttggaatacagcatcaccattgaggaacgccggccggtgtggacgagcggttctaggcgctaaagtctggaaccgcgtgaccgctacggtcgcaggttcgaatcctgcctcgggcatggatgtgtgtgatgtccttaggttagttaggtttaagtagttctaagttctatgggactgatgacttgagaagttaaatcccatagtgctcagagccatttgaaccattgaggaaCAGACATTATAGTTTAAGATAGATCTCATTATCCAAAATGGCTTGCAGAGTAACAACAGAGCccgtggaataccatgatatggttgcccaaatcataACAGAATCTCCAGCAGGTTTCACTCTTGGATCGTAAACTCGGTCACAAGTTGTAAACTGTTTGCAGCAGaactcattcgaccaaatgactttcttccattgctccacagtccgtgTTCTGTGGCTTTGgctccacgttttcctgttacgggcatgtcAACATTGGTGACTGGTTTTCTAATTCTTGATCGCCCTGTAATTCCCTGTTTCTGAagctctcttcgtgttgttttgatgctgatagGGTTCGCGAATGCGatattcatttctgcagtgacttttgcagctgttatcctcttattttttgtcacaatgtaCTTCAATTACCGCCCCTCACGTTCACTGTAACACACGCTTTTTTCCGCTTTGTGACATAGCACATGATGTTTTTCGCTTTCCCTGTATCCTGTATAAATCATCGatacggtgcttcttgaaacaccaaactcttCGGCTACCTCGATTACGGAAGCACACGTAATGCACTGacaactacgcagaacactgttctagccacgactgacacttgcaacctgTTGTCGGCATTGCACGGGTGCTATTTGTGGTCAAATAGGACAGCGCCACCTTCAGGCTCGACTAATTACTGCATTTACGTCGAAGcatacatttctcgcggtgttgccatatttttgtccaatccctgcacGTCTGTGCAGCGCAGGTGGCAGACTGGCTGAGGTTTTGAGTGTCCCCGTGTGTTGCAGGATGCGCAGCTGTATGGTGATTGTGGTAGCCCTGGCGGTGAGCGCGCAGCTGGCGTGGTGGGGCGCGCAGGCGAACGCCGTGCCCGTGACGCGGCCCATCGTCTGCGCCACCGACGACGTCTCCCCGCAGATCCGCAAGGTGTGCCAGGCGTATGAAGCCTTCTCCGAGCTCGCCACTTCCGCCAAGGACTACCTCGACCATTTTGGTAACTACGCTACACATTTTCACttcctttattttcttttataCGCACACCATTTGATTTTATTAGCCTCTCAATatctgaaagaaaaaagaaaaaaatatgtcgcTTTAGAAATACCCGAAACAATCAGGAAATGGCAGCACATTTCAGAAGTGATAGAAGCGTCGTGTCGAATATGTATCTACTGGTACTGGAGCTTAAAAATTGTTAACCTTCCATTTGTTTATTAGTGTCGCATTGATGTGATGCGAATTCGTGACACTCGGCGTTTAGGGGTTAAGTGAGTTTATGGTTTCTTTGGTACCGAAGATTCATCTGGTCTCAGTTGAAAATTCATTAATCATGCATAGAGTAGCTAAAGGTAACCCGCCAAGgttgccgagagcgctaacgcgctgcttcctggactcgggtaggcgcgccggccccagttcgaatccgcccggcggattaacgacgagggacggtgtgccgggcagcctggatgtggtttttaggcggttttccacatccctttaggtgaataccgggctggtccccacgctcCCCCTCAGttcacgcgtcgcagacatttgaaacacattcgcactattttaGGATTtatactagatgcagacagctggggtacagtgATTCCTTCTCTGGggtgtacagggtggcggcaggaagggcatccggctacccataaaactaaccttgccaaatccgttgtaaccacgccgaccctgcgatcgctgtgggactaaGGGGTaagcgaaagaaaataaaaaaagagaagttAAATGTGATCTCTTGactaaatagattacggaaaaaggtttAGTATTGACAGTAAATGCCGTCATGTTGGAATTGTTTGATATTGACC carries:
- the LOC126297601 gene encoding myosuppressin isoform X1, with the translated sequence MRSCMVIVVALAVSAQLAWWGAQANAVPVTRPIVCATDDVSPQIRKVCQAYEAFSELATSAKDYLDHFAAEAHRQSVRPLPAGIKREDVGHVFLRFGKRR
- the LOC126297601 gene encoding dromyosuppressin isoform X2 translates to MRSCMVIVVALAVSAQLAWWGAQANAVPVTRPIVCATDDVSPQIRKVCQAYEAFSELATSAKDYLDHFAAVRDPELFVEDKRPDVDHVFLRFGRRRR